Proteins from a single region of Abyssalbus ytuae:
- a CDS encoding MDR family MFS transporter translates to MKKIYNSYISSFKGFSKEIWILAFVTLINRAGTMVLPFLTKYLKEDINFSLEDVGTIMIFFGLGSLAGSWLGGKLTDKFGFYKVMVFSLFVSGIMFFGLKYIRTFWGFCIGIFSIMSIADMFRPAMFVSLNTYAKPENRTRALTLVRLAINLGFSVGPGLGGLIIISMGYGGLFFVDGSTCIISILIFAMLVKEKQSPYSIEELDEEKVDKKFNSVLKDKHFIMFIIVSFLMALTFFQIFTTVPLYHADAYKLSEFETGLLLSLNGAIVFLTEMPLVHHAERLKIGSLKIVAFSLILLAAGYFIMLFEGWVGILVISVILLSISEMYGFPFGNEYAMKRSKLGRAGDYMGAYTMSFSLAHILASKTGLYIIEHYGYSINWLIMGLLAMTGYLLCLYLNKKNIEHV, encoded by the coding sequence ATGAAAAAAATTTACAATAGCTACATTTCTTCTTTTAAAGGATTTTCAAAAGAAATATGGATACTTGCCTTTGTTACTCTTATAAACAGGGCAGGTACTATGGTTCTCCCTTTTCTCACAAAATATCTTAAAGAGGATATTAACTTTAGCCTTGAAGACGTGGGAACTATCATGATATTTTTTGGTCTCGGTTCCCTGGCAGGTTCCTGGCTGGGGGGTAAACTTACCGATAAATTCGGCTTTTATAAAGTAATGGTATTTAGTCTGTTTGTAAGTGGAATAATGTTTTTCGGACTCAAATATATACGTACATTCTGGGGATTTTGCATTGGTATTTTTTCTATTATGAGTATAGCTGATATGTTCAGGCCTGCCATGTTCGTATCACTCAATACCTATGCAAAACCAGAAAACAGGACCCGTGCTTTAACCCTTGTCAGATTAGCCATTAACCTGGGGTTTTCAGTAGGGCCGGGTTTAGGTGGTTTAATTATTATTTCCATGGGGTATGGAGGCTTGTTTTTTGTTGACGGCTCTACTTGTATTATATCCATTCTGATTTTTGCAATGCTGGTAAAAGAAAAACAATCACCCTATTCCATAGAAGAACTGGATGAAGAGAAGGTTGATAAAAAATTTAATTCCGTTTTAAAAGACAAGCATTTTATAATGTTTATAATAGTATCTTTTTTAATGGCTCTTACATTTTTCCAAATTTTTACAACTGTCCCTTTATACCATGCAGATGCCTATAAATTAAGTGAATTTGAAACTGGTTTACTTTTATCATTAAACGGGGCTATTGTGTTTTTAACGGAAATGCCTTTGGTGCACCATGCAGAAAGATTAAAAATAGGTAGTCTTAAAATTGTGGCGTTTAGCTTAATACTTCTTGCTGCCGGTTATTTTATAATGCTTTTTGAAGGATGGGTAGGCATATTGGTAATAAGTGTTATACTTTTATCTATTTCAGAGATGTACGGTTTTCCTTTTGGAAATGAATATGCCATGAAAAGATCAAAATTAGGAAGAGCAGGCGACTATATGGGGGCTTATACTATGTCTTTTTCTCTTGCTCATATTTTGGCTTCCAAAACCGGATTATATATTATAGAACATTATGGATATAGTATTAATTGGCTCATTATGGGACTTTTAGCTATGACAGGTTATTTACTATGCTTATATTTAAACAAAAAAAACATTGAGCATGTATAA
- a CDS encoding DUF1684 domain-containing protein, whose translation MKYLLFFFLFFLSGCRSDKKYHDEDKEIVVKKNDSADYFSQIQNFRKKINEEFINPEKSPLTEEDLKTFKGLKFFPPDSLFKVEARFVRTDNEKPFFMLTTTTRTPVYTKFGELQFMLSGNNYTLNLYQNTEIILTRGYEDYLFLPFTDLTNGEETYGGGRYIDMRIPEGNTVIIDFNKAYNPYCAYNKKYSCPLVPSENNLDIEIRAGVKKFKK comes from the coding sequence ATGAAATACCTGTTATTTTTCTTTTTATTTTTTTTATCAGGATGCAGGAGTGATAAGAAATATCATGACGAGGATAAAGAAATAGTCGTAAAAAAGAATGACAGTGCAGATTATTTTTCGCAAATACAAAACTTCAGAAAGAAAATAAATGAGGAATTTATAAACCCTGAAAAATCTCCTTTAACTGAAGAAGATTTAAAAACATTTAAGGGGTTAAAGTTTTTTCCTCCTGATTCTTTGTTTAAAGTAGAAGCAAGGTTTGTAAGGACTGATAATGAAAAACCTTTTTTTATGCTGACTACCACAACCAGAACACCGGTATATACCAAATTTGGTGAACTTCAATTTATGTTATCAGGTAACAATTACACCTTAAACTTGTATCAGAATACCGAGATTATTTTAACCAGGGGTTATGAAGATTATTTGTTTTTGCCTTTCACTGATCTTACGAATGGTGAAGAGACTTATGGAGGGGGCAGGTATATTGATATGAGGATTCCTGAAGGAAATACAGTTATAATTGATTTTAATAAGGCTTATAATCCTTATTGTGCTTATAATAAAAAATATTCCTGTCCACTAGTTCCTTCTGAAAATAATCTTGATATTGAAATAAGGGCAGGGGTGAAAAAGTTTAAAAAATAA
- a CDS encoding outer membrane beta-barrel protein, translating into MKTNIQHKFSKRTLFLAIMLMGITVYSQEETEGNKKVSISGSVDAYYKTNLTSTDEAVFDLGDGPIAQTPLTSFADETGFALGMANIIASYEGEKVGAVADVVFGPRGDAATGGYNINQLYAYWNVSESTTLTMGRFNTYLGYEVIAPAANFNYSTSYMFSYGPFSHVGLKADFGLSDDFSLMVAFMNITDTNNNLTGSYSAGAQLGYKGQYLNFYYDDGTGLGFEIDYTGGFDLTEDFYLGINAAYQDNDGIGFYGAALYPQYKATESFSLGLRGEYFQHLEDGGPVGNIAADESVIALTLTGSYSIDNLIIKPELRLDSLSEEGFADSDLEPTKSLASFLIAAIYSF; encoded by the coding sequence ATGAAAACAAATATTCAACATAAATTTTCAAAAAGAACATTATTCCTGGCTATAATGCTTATGGGAATTACTGTATATTCACAAGAAGAAACAGAAGGAAACAAAAAAGTTTCAATCAGCGGGAGTGTTGACGCTTATTATAAAACAAACTTAACCTCAACCGATGAGGCTGTATTTGATTTGGGAGATGGCCCCATAGCGCAAACTCCATTAACATCTTTTGCTGACGAAACAGGCTTTGCTTTAGGCATGGCCAACATAATTGCCAGTTATGAAGGAGAAAAAGTAGGAGCCGTGGCAGATGTTGTTTTTGGTCCCAGAGGCGATGCTGCTACAGGTGGTTATAATATCAACCAGCTTTATGCATACTGGAATGTTAGTGAATCAACAACACTTACAATGGGTAGATTTAATACCTACCTGGGGTATGAAGTAATTGCACCTGCTGCAAACTTTAATTATAGTACTTCATATATGTTTTCATATGGTCCTTTTTCTCACGTAGGATTAAAAGCCGATTTTGGATTATCTGATGATTTCAGCTTGATGGTGGCTTTTATGAATATTACTGATACTAATAACAATTTAACCGGATCTTACTCTGCCGGTGCTCAGCTTGGCTACAAAGGTCAGTACTTAAATTTCTATTATGATGATGGAACAGGGCTGGGCTTTGAAATAGATTATACAGGAGGATTTGACCTTACCGAAGACTTTTACCTGGGCATAAATGCTGCCTATCAGGATAATGACGGGATTGGTTTTTACGGTGCTGCTTTATATCCTCAATACAAAGCTACCGAGAGCTTTTCATTGGGTCTTAGAGGTGAATATTTTCAACATCTGGAAGATGGAGGACCTGTTGGCAACATAGCCGCAGACGAAAGTGTTATTGCCTTAACCCTTACAGGAAGTTATTCGATAGATAATTTAATCATTAAACCGGAACTTAGATTGGACAGTCTCTCGGAAGAAGGATTTGCTGATAGCGATCTGGAACCTACCAAAAGTTTAGCTTCATTTTTAATTGCAGCAATTTATTCGTTCTAA
- a CDS encoding ammonium transporter gives MEANAVLDLMWILIAGILVFFMQAGFTLVESGFTRSKNTINIVMKNLMDLCIGSIGFWLIGYTLMYGEDIGNFLGSPSLFYNVKEDMHNLFFQTVFAATAATIVSGAIAERTKFSTYLIFSLLMTVLIYPVSGHWVWQGDGWLTDLGFIDFAGSTVVHSVGGWAALVAAYLVGPRIGKYIDGKSQAIPGHNMMYGALGVFILWLGWFGFNPGSQLAISGDNANAVAGIVITTNLAAAAGAMVALFTSWIRYGKPEVSMSLNGALAGLVGITAGCAAVDNFGAIAIGAISGLIVVFSIEFIDKKLKIDDPVGAISVHGVCGAVGTLLVGLFALGSMETLEDGTTQLVNAGLFYGGGFTQLGAQAAGVFGIGLWALITSFIVLFILKKTLGLRVTKEEEIDGLDNSEHDGSAYPDFRLNQH, from the coding sequence ATGGAAGCAAACGCGGTATTAGATTTAATGTGGATCCTCATAGCAGGTATACTGGTGTTTTTTATGCAGGCAGGATTTACATTGGTAGAATCAGGTTTTACCAGATCAAAAAATACAATAAACATAGTCATGAAAAACCTTATGGATTTATGTATTGGTTCAATAGGGTTTTGGCTTATTGGTTATACTTTAATGTATGGTGAAGATATAGGCAATTTCCTGGGCTCACCCTCTTTGTTTTACAATGTTAAAGAAGATATGCACAATCTTTTCTTTCAAACGGTATTTGCTGCCACGGCAGCAACAATTGTATCGGGTGCAATAGCTGAAAGAACAAAATTTTCTACTTACCTTATTTTTTCTTTATTAATGACCGTACTAATTTACCCTGTTTCAGGACATTGGGTATGGCAGGGAGACGGTTGGCTGACCGATCTAGGATTTATTGATTTTGCCGGATCAACAGTAGTACACTCCGTTGGTGGTTGGGCTGCATTGGTAGCTGCTTATCTTGTGGGGCCCCGTATAGGTAAATATATTGATGGAAAATCACAGGCTATTCCCGGACATAATATGATGTATGGAGCATTAGGGGTATTTATTCTTTGGCTGGGATGGTTTGGGTTTAATCCCGGTTCACAATTAGCTATTTCAGGAGATAATGCCAACGCCGTTGCCGGTATTGTAATTACTACCAATCTTGCAGCTGCTGCCGGTGCTATGGTAGCATTGTTTACCAGCTGGATAAGATATGGAAAACCTGAAGTATCAATGAGTTTGAATGGTGCTTTGGCAGGACTTGTAGGTATCACTGCTGGTTGTGCAGCTGTAGATAATTTTGGTGCCATTGCCATTGGTGCAATTTCAGGATTAATTGTAGTTTTCTCTATTGAATTTATTGATAAGAAATTAAAAATAGACGATCCGGTAGGAGCTATTTCTGTTCATGGTGTTTGTGGTGCAGTAGGCACCTTACTGGTAGGACTCTTTGCCTTGGGCTCCATGGAAACCCTTGAAGATGGAACTACACAATTAGTAAATGCCGGACTTTTTTATGGCGGCGGATTTACACAATTAGGAGCACAGGCAGCAGGCGTTTTTGGTATCGGATTATGGGCTTTAATAACCTCTTTTATAGTGTTATTTATATTAAAGAAAACTCTTGGATTACGGGTTACCAAAGAAGAAGAAATTGATGGTCTTGATAACTCAGAACATGACGGATCAGCTTATCCTGATTTCAGGTTAAACCAACATTAA
- a CDS encoding P-II family nitrogen regulator, with product MKKIEAIIRKSKFEDVRDALHQIEVNFFSYWDVTGVGNEKKGHVYRGVSYSTADIQRRFLSIVVSDEFLDRTIEALLKSAYSGNVGDGKIFVSPVDEAYRIRTREKGTESLK from the coding sequence ATGAAGAAAATTGAAGCTATTATTCGTAAATCAAAGTTTGAGGATGTGAGAGATGCATTACATCAAATTGAAGTTAACTTTTTTAGTTACTGGGATGTTACGGGAGTGGGTAATGAAAAAAAAGGACACGTTTACAGAGGTGTCAGTTACAGTACTGCCGACATTCAGAGAAGATTCCTGTCAATCGTCGTTTCCGACGAATTTTTAGACCGTACTATTGAGGCACTTTTGAAATCTGCTTATTCCGGTAATGTAGGTGATGGAAAAATATTTGTATCTCCCGTTGATGAAGCCTACCGTATAAGAACCAGGGAAAAAGGCACCGAATCACTTAAATAA
- the crcB gene encoding fluoride efflux transporter CrcB produces MKQLLFVFIGGGIGSALRYLISKYLNTSFPYGTMLVNIAGCLLIGFFLSLAAKYNHFSQNQLLLLTTGFCGGFTTFSTFAFEKSIFLKNGDVLNFIIYTTLSIGIGIAAVFIGMWLGRTI; encoded by the coding sequence ATGAAACAACTCCTTTTTGTATTTATAGGCGGTGGAATAGGAAGTGCTCTGCGATATTTAATAAGCAAATATTTAAATACATCTTTTCCTTATGGCACTATGCTTGTAAATATTGCCGGATGCCTGTTAATAGGTTTTTTTCTTTCTTTAGCTGCAAAATATAATCATTTTTCCCAAAATCAGTTACTATTATTAACTACCGGATTTTGCGGAGGCTTTACAACATTTTCAACCTTTGCCTTTGAAAAAAGTATCTTTTTAAAAAACGGGGATGTACTTAACTTCATCATTTACACTACACTTAGTATCGGGATAGGTATAGCTGCAGTATTTATTGGAATGTGGCTTGGCAGAACTATATAA
- a CDS encoding polyribonucleotide nucleotidyltransferase, producing MIPEVKKEIIDLGDGRTISIETGKLAKQADGSVVVRMGDAMLLATVVSARESNPEIDFLPLTVDYREKFAAAGRFPGGFFKREARPSDNEILTMRLVDRVLRPLFPKDYHAETQVMIQLMSHDDKVMPDALAGLAASACIAISDIPFEYPISEVRVARINGEFIINPSREQLADADMDIMVGASVDSVAMVEGEMSEVSEKEMADAIKFAHEAIKTQCEAQLRLVEKVGKKATREYEGEKENEEMAQKIYEYAYQKCYDIAKENTTKHERGEKFAEVKEACETLFTEEELEEDADLVGKYFGKAQKEAVRNLILDENIRLDGRKSTEIRPIWCEIDYLPSPHGSSIFTRGETQALATVTLGTSREANVIDLPTEQGEEKFYLHYNFPPFSTGEARPIRGTSRREIGHGNLAQRALKKMVPSDYPYTVRVVSEVLESNGSSSMATVCAGTMALMDAGVQLQKPVSGIAMGLITDGDKYAVLSDILGDEDHLGDMDFKVTGTEHGITACQMDIKIKGLSYEILENALEQAREGRLHILEKLTDTIAQPRPGVKPHAPKIITTVIPGEYIGALIGPGGKVIQELQKQTDTVIVIEEVNEQGIVEILGTNQEGIDKVLAKIDAITFKPKVGEVYEVKVVKILEFGAVVEFTQAPGNEVLLHISELAWERTNNVTDVVNMGDILEVKYFGIDPKTRKEKVSRKALLQRPPREDKHRDDRNTKPQSNR from the coding sequence ATGATTCCTGAAGTAAAAAAAGAAATCATTGATCTTGGAGATGGCAGAACCATTTCTATAGAAACAGGAAAACTTGCAAAACAAGCTGATGGCTCAGTAGTAGTAAGAATGGGAGATGCCATGCTCTTAGCTACAGTAGTATCAGCCCGTGAATCGAATCCGGAAATTGACTTTTTACCCTTAACAGTAGATTACAGGGAAAAATTTGCTGCAGCCGGCCGCTTTCCGGGAGGTTTCTTTAAAAGAGAAGCCCGGCCCAGTGATAATGAAATACTAACCATGAGACTGGTAGACAGGGTGCTTCGTCCGCTCTTTCCAAAAGATTACCACGCAGAAACGCAGGTAATGATCCAACTCATGTCACATGATGACAAGGTTATGCCCGATGCACTGGCAGGCCTAGCAGCATCGGCATGTATAGCTATCTCCGACATACCTTTCGAATATCCTATATCCGAAGTACGTGTAGCTCGTATTAACGGAGAATTTATCATAAACCCCAGCAGAGAGCAACTGGCTGACGCCGATATGGACATAATGGTTGGAGCTTCTGTAGATTCGGTTGCAATGGTAGAAGGAGAAATGAGTGAAGTATCAGAGAAAGAAATGGCAGATGCCATCAAATTTGCTCATGAGGCCATTAAAACTCAGTGTGAAGCACAATTAAGACTGGTAGAAAAGGTTGGTAAAAAAGCAACCCGTGAATATGAGGGCGAAAAAGAAAATGAAGAAATGGCTCAAAAAATTTACGAGTATGCCTACCAAAAATGTTATGACATAGCAAAAGAAAACACTACAAAACATGAACGTGGTGAAAAATTTGCCGAAGTAAAAGAAGCCTGCGAAACTTTATTTACCGAAGAGGAACTCGAAGAAGATGCAGATTTAGTTGGTAAATACTTTGGAAAAGCACAAAAAGAAGCAGTAAGAAACCTTATACTCGATGAGAATATACGTTTAGACGGGAGAAAATCTACCGAAATTCGTCCTATATGGTGCGAAATAGATTACCTGCCTTCTCCTCACGGCTCATCAATATTTACCAGGGGTGAAACCCAGGCATTGGCTACGGTAACGTTAGGAACCTCAAGAGAAGCCAATGTTATTGATTTACCAACCGAGCAAGGTGAAGAAAAATTTTACCTTCACTATAACTTCCCTCCTTTCTCAACAGGTGAAGCAAGACCCATAAGAGGTACTTCAAGAAGAGAGATAGGACATGGTAATTTAGCACAGCGTGCACTTAAAAAAATGGTTCCTTCAGATTATCCTTATACCGTGAGAGTGGTATCGGAAGTATTGGAATCAAACGGATCATCTTCAATGGCTACTGTTTGTGCCGGGACAATGGCTTTAATGGATGCAGGGGTACAATTGCAAAAACCCGTTTCCGGTATTGCTATGGGCTTAATAACGGATGGTGATAAATATGCCGTACTTTCTGATATTTTAGGCGATGAAGATCATTTGGGTGATATGGATTTTAAGGTAACTGGTACTGAACATGGTATTACTGCCTGTCAGATGGATATAAAAATCAAAGGTCTTTCTTATGAAATTCTTGAAAATGCATTAGAGCAGGCTCGTGAAGGCCGTTTGCACATCCTTGAAAAACTAACCGATACGATTGCACAGCCAAGACCTGGTGTAAAACCACATGCTCCTAAAATAATAACTACAGTTATACCGGGAGAATATATTGGTGCATTAATTGGACCCGGTGGTAAAGTTATACAGGAATTACAGAAACAAACTGATACCGTTATTGTTATTGAAGAAGTCAATGAACAAGGTATAGTGGAAATTCTTGGAACCAACCAGGAAGGTATTGATAAAGTATTAGCAAAAATTGATGCCATCACATTTAAACCCAAGGTTGGAGAAGTTTATGAGGTTAAAGTTGTAAAAATCCTGGAATTTGGCGCTGTTGTAGAATTTACCCAGGCTCCCGGAAATGAAGTATTGTTACACATATCGGAACTTGCGTGGGAACGCACTAACAATGTAACCGATGTTGTAAATATGGGAGATATACTTGAAGTTAAATACTTTGGTATTGATCCTAAAACAAGAAAAGAGAAAGTTTCCAGAAAGGCTTTGCTACAAAGGCCTCCACGTGAGGACAAGCACAGAGATGATAGGAATACAAAACCTCAAAGTAATAGGTAA
- the rpsO gene encoding 30S ribosomal protein S15, whose protein sequence is MYLTKEVKADIFKTHGGSEKNTGSAEGQIALFTHRINHLTEHLKKNRKDFNTERSLVKLVGKRRSLLDYLKHKDIERYRAIIKELGLRK, encoded by the coding sequence ATGTATTTAACAAAAGAAGTAAAAGCAGACATTTTTAAAACGCACGGCGGATCTGAAAAAAACACAGGATCTGCAGAAGGGCAAATTGCATTATTTACCCACAGGATCAATCACCTTACAGAACACTTAAAGAAAAACCGTAAAGATTTTAATACTGAGCGTTCATTAGTAAAACTGGTAGGTAAAAGAAGAAGTCTTTTAGACTATCTAAAACATAAAGATATTGAAAGATATCGTGCAATTATCAAAGAATTAGGATTAAGAAAATAA
- the accD gene encoding acetyl-CoA carboxylase, carboxyltransferase subunit beta: MAWFKRKEKGIQTATEQKKDTPKGLWYKSPTGKIVETDELAKNFYVSPEDDYHVRIGSKEYFSILFDNDKFKELDASLSSKDPLKFEDTKKYVDRLKSAQEKTGLRDAVKTAVGKSKGKDLVIACMDFSFIGGSMGSVVGEKIARAIDYSIQNKIPFLLISKSGGARMMEAALSLMQMAKTSAKLAQLAEAGIPYISLCTDPTTGGTTASYAMLGDINIAEPGALIGFAGPRVVKDTTGKELPENFQTSEFLLEHGFLDFITHRRDLKNKVNLYIDLIMNKPVRK; this comes from the coding sequence ATGGCGTGGTTCAAAAGAAAAGAAAAAGGAATACAAACTGCTACAGAACAAAAAAAAGACACCCCAAAAGGGCTATGGTATAAATCGCCTACCGGTAAAATAGTTGAAACTGATGAACTTGCAAAAAACTTTTATGTAAGTCCGGAAGACGATTATCATGTGAGAATTGGCAGTAAAGAGTATTTTAGCATTCTTTTTGACAATGACAAGTTCAAAGAATTAGATGCCTCTTTATCCTCTAAAGATCCGTTAAAGTTTGAAGATACCAAAAAATATGTTGACAGGTTAAAAAGTGCACAGGAAAAAACAGGTTTAAGAGATGCTGTAAAAACTGCAGTAGGAAAATCTAAAGGTAAAGATCTCGTTATAGCTTGTATGGATTTTTCATTCATAGGAGGGTCTATGGGTAGTGTGGTAGGAGAAAAAATAGCAAGAGCTATTGACTATTCCATTCAAAATAAAATCCCTTTCCTTTTAATTTCTAAATCAGGAGGAGCCAGAATGATGGAAGCAGCCCTTTCACTCATGCAAATGGCCAAAACATCCGCTAAACTGGCACAGCTGGCTGAAGCAGGTATTCCGTACATTTCATTATGTACCGATCCCACCACCGGTGGTACTACTGCTTCTTATGCCATGTTAGGCGATATAAATATTGCCGAACCGGGTGCTTTAATTGGGTTTGCAGGACCCAGGGTTGTAAAAGATACAACCGGAAAAGAACTGCCTGAAAACTTCCAGACATCTGAATTCTTATTAGAACACGGATTCCTGGATTTTATTACCCATCGAAGAGACCTGAAAAATAAAGTAAATCTTTACATAGACCTTATAATGAATAAACCTGTGAGAAAATAA
- the fbaA gene encoding class II fructose-bisphosphate aldolase has protein sequence MSHNIKPGVATGDEVQEIFKYAKEKGFALPAVNVIGSSSINGVLETAATLNSPVILQFSNGGAQFNAGKGLSNENQRAAIAGAVAGAKHVHQLAKEYGATVILHTDHCAKKLLPWIDGLLDASEEHFKATGKPLFSSHMIDLSEEPIKENIEICKEYLARMSKMGMTLEIELGITGGEEDGVDNSDVDDSKLYTQPEEVAYAYEELMKVSPKFTIAAAFGNVHGVYKPGNVKLTPKILKNSQEFISEKYNVPYNTIDFVFHGGSGSTLEEIREAIGYGVIKMNIDTDLQYAFLEGIRDYMGAKGDYLKSQIGNPEGNDQPNKKFYDPRVWLREGEKTFIARLKKAFEDLNNINTL, from the coding sequence ATGAGTCACAACATTAAGCCAGGTGTAGCAACCGGAGATGAAGTTCAGGAAATTTTCAAATATGCCAAAGAAAAAGGATTTGCTTTGCCGGCTGTAAACGTTATTGGTTCCAGCAGTATAAACGGAGTGTTGGAAACTGCTGCAACTTTAAATTCTCCGGTAATTTTACAATTTTCAAACGGCGGAGCCCAGTTCAATGCAGGGAAAGGTTTATCTAACGAAAACCAAAGAGCTGCTATTGCAGGAGCTGTTGCCGGTGCAAAACATGTTCACCAACTCGCAAAAGAATACGGCGCTACGGTTATATTACACACCGATCACTGCGCAAAAAAACTTTTACCATGGATTGATGGTTTACTTGATGCCAGCGAAGAACATTTTAAAGCTACCGGAAAACCTTTATTCAGTTCCCACATGATAGATTTGTCGGAAGAGCCAATAAAAGAAAACATAGAAATATGTAAAGAATATTTGGCCAGAATGAGCAAAATGGGCATGACCCTGGAAATTGAACTTGGTATCACCGGAGGAGAAGAAGATGGTGTGGACAATTCCGATGTAGACGATTCAAAATTATATACCCAACCGGAAGAAGTAGCATATGCATACGAAGAACTCATGAAAGTGAGTCCTAAGTTTACCATTGCTGCTGCCTTTGGGAATGTTCATGGGGTTTACAAACCGGGGAATGTAAAATTAACTCCCAAAATTCTTAAAAACTCCCAGGAGTTTATTTCTGAAAAATACAATGTCCCTTATAATACAATCGATTTTGTTTTTCACGGTGGTTCAGGATCTACTCTCGAAGAAATAAGAGAGGCAATAGGATACGGAGTTATTAAAATGAACATCGATACCGACCTTCAATATGCATTTTTAGAGGGGATAAGAGATTATATGGGAGCAAAAGGTGATTACCTTAAATCTCAAATTGGAAATCCCGAAGGAAATGATCAGCCTAATAAAAAATTCTACGATCCGAGAGTATGGCTTCGTGAAGGTGAAAAAACTTTTATTGCAAGGCTAAAAAAAGCATTTGAAGACCTAAACAACATTAATACCCTGTAA